In Sphingomonas sp. M1-B02, the sequence CCCCCACGGGGTGTGCGGCGGGGTGGAGGAGACGAGAGCGGGGCAACGCTGACTGGTCACGCCTCCACCCTGGAAATTGTTGGGCGCTGTTGTGCTTGGATTCCCACTTTTCGCGTGTTTTGTGGAAGTAAATTGCTGGGTTCGGCAATGTTGTTGCGTGGGGTGTTGGCTGGGATCGGACGAGTCAAAGAGCGGCGGCGCCTGGCGCTGCGGCTGACGAGTGGAGCCGATGAAGTCCTACATTGCAAGTGGGGGGATTCCGGCGACAGCAATTCGGGTGAACGGTCACCGTCGCGGGTTACGGGCTCTCCCCTCCCTGGAAGGGAGGGGTTGGGGGTGGGTGCCGCCGAGGCACTCGGCGGCTCCCGACAGAATGTGCAGAACGGCACCGTCGGGATTGGCCAGGACCTCTGAATTCCACATTCGGATAATCTGCCAGCCCAAGCCTTCGAGAAAGCGCGTGCGGCGATCATCGGCGGCGATGCTTTCGAGATGCTGGCTGCCATCGAACTCGACGCCGAACTTCGCGGTGCGGCAGGCAAGGTCGATGATGAAGGGCGCGACGATCACTTGGCGTGTGAAGGACGGTCGGTAGCGCGAAATCCGGCGCCAGACCGCAAGCTCCGCTGGTGTCGGATTGTTGCGCAGTTCGCGTGCCCGCCGGGTCAGTTCGGGATCGATGCGGTGCCCCATATCGAGAGCTTAGGATGGCTCGCTGCGCTCGCCAACCCACCCCCAACCCCTCCCTTTCAGGGAGGGGAGAAGTCAAGGAAGGGAGAGGGATTTTTTGGGCGCTTACCCGCAGCCCTTCCCCGTCTTCCGCGCAGCCCAGGCCATTGCGCCGTCGACCAGCTTGAGGTGGGCCGGGTCGCGCCAGGTTTCGGGATTGTGGCCTAGCGCCGAGTAGAAGATCCGGGCCTTCCCCTCGCAGCGCCACCAGATCAGCGCGTGGCGGTCGCCCATGCGGTGCCTGGGCTCGAGCCGCATGCCGGTCTCGTCCAGGCGGGCGAGGATGCGGGCGTCGGGGCGGACGGGCTGGCCGTAGGCGTAATATTCCTCGGTCCAGCGCCAGCGCGGGGGCAAGTGGCGGGTGGCGGGGTGGCTGCGGTCTTCGACGATCAGGTCGGCGGTCTGGAACTGGTCGGCGCCGTTCGGATGCCCGGCATAGCCGCCATAGCCCAGCAACGCCTGATACCAGGCCGGGTGGCTGCCGTCGCCGGCGGCGTGGAGGCCGACGAAGCCGCGGCCGCGGGCAATATAGGCGCGGAAGGCGTCGCGCTGGGCGGGCGTGAGCATGTCGCCGCTGGCGCTGGCGAAGACGATCAGGTCGAAGCGAGCGAGCTGGGCCGGATTGAACAATGCGGCATTCTCGGTGGCATAGACGCTCCAGCCACGCGCCTTGGCGAGGCGGGTGACCGCACCGACGGCGTCGGGGATGCTGGCGTGGCGATAGCCGTTGGTCTTGCTGAAGATCAGGACCGAGGGGCGGCGCAGTGCGGGGAGCTTCGGGGCGACGCTGTCGAAGGTGGGGGTGGGGCGGCGCGGGTCGGGGGCGGTTTGGGGCAGGGGGGCCAGTCCGAGCAGGGCTGGAATTGCGGCGAACCTGAGTATCTGCATCATTCCCTCTCCTTGTTTTCCTGCCCACCCTGACCCTTCCCGCCCCCGAAGGCGCCGGTAGGGTGAGGGTGGATGTTCTACACCTGCAGCCCGACCGCCTTCTGCGCCGCGAGCAGGGTGGGGGCGGCGAGGGCGTTGGCGCGGGCGGCGCCCCTGGCGAGCTGGGCGCCGACTTCGGCGCGATCGTCTAGGAGGCGGGTCAGCCGGTCGCGGACCGGGGCGAGCACCGACACGGCGAGGTCGGCGAGCGCAGGCTTCAGCGCGCCGAAGCCCTTGCCGGCAAATTCCTCGACCACCGATTGCGGGGTGCGTTCGGACAGCGCGGCGAAGATCGTCACGAGATTGCGCGCCTCGGGACGCTCGGCAAGCGCATCGAAGCTGTCGGGAAGCAGATCGGCGTCCGACTTGGACTTCTTGAACTTGGCGGCGATGGTGTCGTCATCGTCGATCAGGTTGATGCGGCTCATGTCCGAGGGGTCGGACTTGGACATTTTCGCGGTGCCGTCGCGCAGGCTCATGATCCGCGGCGCGGCCTGGCTGATCAACGGCTCGGGCAGCGGGAAGAGATCGACCTCGAAATCGGTGTTGAACTTGGTCGCGATGTCGCGGGCGAGTTCGAGATGCTGCTTCTGGTCCTCGCCGACCGGAACGTGCGTCGCCTGGTAGACCAGCACGTCGGCGGCCTGGAGCACCGGGTAGGTGAACAGGCCTACGCTCGCGCCTTCGCGGTTCTTGCCGGCCTTGTCCTTCCACTGGGTCATGCGGTTGAGCCAGCCCATCCGGGCGGTGCCCTGGAGGATCCAGCACAATTCGGCATGGGCGGGGACGCGTGCCTGGTTGAACAGGATCGCGCGATCGTCGATCCCCGCGGCCATTAGCATGGCGGCCATCTCGATCGTCGAATTGGCGAGTTCCCGGGGGGACACGTTGCCGGTGAGCGCGTGGAGGTCCGCGAGAAAGAACAGGCACTCCCCCTGCTCCTGCATCGCCACCCATTGCTTGATCGCGCCGAGATAATTGCCGAGGTGGAGATTGCCGGTGGTCTGGATTCCGGAGACGACTCGCATGTTCATTCCTTGGGGTTTGCCGGCGCGCGGCGGCGCAGCAGCGCCTTGAGGTCGCTGAGGCGATAGGCGCGGGTGACGAAACAGGCCACGACATAGATCGCCCCGCCGGTCCCGACCAGCAATGCGAGCGCCGCGAGCCGCATCAGGAAGCTGCCGGTGAGATAGGGATCGAGCAGATGTTCGAGCCCGTAGAGCGCGGCGCCCATCAGGATCGCGGCCAGCAGCAGGCGGGGGATGCGATGGCGCAGCTGGGCGTCCGCGACGAAATGGCCGCGCTTGGCGAGGGCTAGATAGAGCAGGGTGACGTTGACCGCGGCGGCGATCGCGGTGGCGAGGGGCGGGCCGACATGCGCGATCAGCGGGATCAGCGCGAGATTGAGGACCAGGTTCACCCCGACCGAGATGGTGGCGAAGCGGACCGGGGTGCGCGTATCCTCGCGGGCGTAGAAGCCGGGGGTGAGCACCTTGATCAGCACATAAGCGGGCAGGCCGACCGAGAAGGCCGAGAGCGCCCAGGCGCAGCGGATGGTGTCCTCGGCGGTGAACTGGCCGTGCTGGAAGAGACCGCGGACGATCGGTTCGGATGCGACCAGGAAGGCGATCGTGGCGGGGAGGGTGAGGAAGAGCGCGAGCTCGATGCCGCGATTCTGGGTCTCCATCGCCTCGGCCTCCTTGCCCGCGCCCAGCAGCCGCGAGACGGTGGGGAGGAGGATCGTGCCGAGGCCGATGCCGATGATGCCGAGGGGCAACTGGTTGAGCCGATCGGCATAATAGATGTAGGAGATCGAACCCTCGGCCAGCAGCGCGCCGGCGAGTGCTGTCGAGATGAGCAGGTTGATCTGGACCGCGCCCGCGCCGGCGGCGGCGGGGAGGATCAGCTTCATCAGGCGGCGGACTTCGGGATCGAGCCGCGGCATGCGCAGTTTGAGCGAAAGGCCGGCGCGGCGGCAGGCGAAAGCGAGCCAGCCGAGCTGGAGCAGGCCGCCGACGGGCACCGCGATCGCCTGGGCGCGCGCGGTCTCATAAGGGTCGCCGTGGAAGAAGAGCAGGGCGCCGACCATCGCGACGTTGAGCAGGATGGGCGCCGCGGCGTTGATCCAGAATTTCTCGAGCGAGTTGAGCAGCCCGCCGAGCAAGGAGGCGAGGCTGATCAGCAGCAGATAGGGGATGGTGATCCGCGACAGGCTGACCGCGAAGGCGAACTGATCGGGGGTGGGGTTCTGCTTCGCGAAGCCGCCCGAGAGCGCGAAGGTGATCGGCCAGGCGGCGGCGAGCATCACCGCGGTGAAGAGCAGGAGGAAGGCGAACAGTACCGCCAGCGCGCGCTCGGCGAAGGCGAGGCCGGGGGCGAGATCGCCGCCATGTTCGCCGACCTTGCGGTTGAACATGGGGATGAAGGCCGAGGCGAAAGCGCCCTCGGCGAAGAAGGCGCGGAACATGTTGGGGAGGCGGAAGGCGACGAGGAAGGCGTCGGAGGCGAAGCCCGCGCCGACGAAGGTTGCCTGGAGCGAATCGCGGACGAGCGCGAGGACGCGGCTGGCGAGGGTGAGGCCGCCGACCGAGCCGAGGGTACGGGCGAGTTTCATGCCGCTATCGTCATCCCCGCGATAGCGGGGACCCATCTCGTGCAGAAGCCAGGAGGGATTACGGCTGTCGTCTTTGTCGAGCCTCCGGGAGATGGGCCCCCGCGTTCGCGGGGGTGACGGTCAGGTGTCACGATGCCCGATCCCCCGAGACTAGGTCAGGCGTGGCCGACAGGCTCGCCCTGCTGCTCGAGCGCCGCCTGGGCGCGCTGCTGGACGTAGATGCCGGTGAAGTCGATCGGCTCGAGCATCAGGGGCGGGAAGCCGCCGTCGCGCACGGTGTCGGAGATGACGCGGCGGGCGAAGGGGAAGAGGATGCGCGGCGCTTCGCCGAGGAGGAACGCTTCCATCTGCTCGGCAGGCACGTTGCGGAGCGCGAACAGGCCGGCATAGGACAGGTCGACCAGGAAGGCGGTCTGCTCTTCGGCCTGCGCCTTGATCTCGATCTTGAGGACGACTTCATAGACGTCCTCGCCGACCTGGCCCGAGCCGATGTTGAACTGGACGTCGATCGCGGGGGCTGCCTGCTGCTGATAGATTGCCGGCGCGTTCGGATTCTCGAACGACAGATCCTTCACATATTGCGACAGCACGCCGACTGCGGGACCGGTGTCTTCGCCATTGGCTGCGGGCTCGGCCGAAGCGGCGCCCGTGTCGATCTCGTCCATCGATATTTCCTCATTGCCGGATAGTTTCGCGTTTGCGACGCGTTGGGTTCGGGTGGCCGGTTAGCAGGGGCACGACGGCAGTTCAATCGGCGCCAGGCGGCGCCATTTGAAACCCGGCGCGCGAAAGCCTATGTAGGCTGGTGATAGTGGCTTCGGAGGCTCAGTGCTCTACGTAATCCTGTTCGCGATGGTCGCCGGTTTCCTGGCGCTTCGACTCTACTCGGTGCTCGGCAAGCGCACCGGGCATGAGCAGGCGTTGCCGAAGCCTGCCGAGGAACGGGTGGGCATGGCCGCAGTGCCGCGCACGATCGACGTGACGCCCGAAGTGCGCGATAGCGCCGACCGTCCGATCGAGGCAGGCGCCGAGAGCGGGCTGCGCGCCGTGGTCGCCGCGGATTCGAGCTTCGATGTCGGGCAATTCGTCGAGGGCGCGAAGTCGGCCTACCGGATGATCCTCGAAGCCTATTGGAAGGGCGACGAAGAGACGCTGAGCTGGCTGGTCGAGGACGATGTCCGCAGCGGCTTCGCCGAGGCGATCGCCGCGCGGCGCGAGGCCGGGCATGTGTTGGAGAACCGGCTGGTGTCGATCGAGCGCGCGGTCATTTCCGACGCATCGGTCGAGGGCAAACAGGCGCGGATCACGGTGCGCTTCGACGCCGACATCGCGTCGGTTACGCGCGATCAGGACGGCACGCTGGTCGCCGGGTCGACCAGCGATGCGATCGAGACGCACGACGTGTGGACCTTCGCGCGCAAGCTGCGCAGCGACGATCCGAACTGGAAGCTGATCGAAACCGACGAAGCCTGAGGGGTAGTTTGATGCGATTGTGGGGGGCAGTCGCGCTTGCGGCTCTTTTGAGCGCGTGCTCGGGCGGAATCGTGCCCGAATCCGCCGGCTCCGGACCGGCGCCGGTGCGCGAGACGCGTGCGCCGAGTCGGGCTGCCGCCCCCCAGCCGAACATTCCCGTGCGCCAGCCGACTGCGGCCACGCCGTTGCAGCCGATCCCGGCGCCGGCGACGCCCGCCGGCGTGACGACCGCGGCGCTTGCGGGCGTGATCGCGGGTCCGCCGATCGACAGCCTGCCGATCACCGACGAAAGCGCCGCGCGTGCGTTGCTCGCATACCGCATCAGCTGCGGGTCGCTCCAGCGCCGGACCGATACGAGCGGGCTGACGCAGGGCAGCGACTGGGCGGAATCGTGCCGCGCCGCCGCGAGCTGGCCGGAGCGCGATGCGCGGAGCTTCTTCATGCGCTATTTCGAGGCGGCGCAGATCGCCGACGGCAAGGCGTTCGCGACCGGCTATTACGAGCCCGAAATCCACGGTTCGCGCGATCGGCGGCCCGGATACGAAGTGCCGATCTATGGCCCGCCGAGCGACCTGGTCGAAGTCGATCTCGGCCTCTTTTCCGACGAAATGAAGGGCAAGCGGATCCGCGGCCGCGTCGAGGGCAAGGCGTTCGTGCCCTATTTCGACCGCGGCCAGATCGACGAGGGCGCACTCAAGGGGCGCGCGCCGGTGATCGGCTATGCCGCCGATCCGGTCGAGATCTTCTTCCTCCAGGTCCAGGGTTCGGGGCGGCTGCGGCTGCCCGACGGCGATGTGATGCGGATCGGCTATGCCGGGCAGAACGGCCGCGACTATACCGGCATCGGCAAGCTGATGCGCGATCGCGGGCTGCTCGCGGCGGGGCAGGCTTCGATGCAGGGGATCATGGCCTATCTGCGCCAGAACCCCGAGGAAGGCCGCGCGATCATGCGCGAGAATAAGAGCTTCGTCTTCTTCAAGGAATTGACCGGCGCGGGGCCGCTGGGCGCGATGGGGCTGCCGGTGACCGGCTGGGGCAGCGTCGCGGTGGATCCCAAGTTCGTGCCGCTTGGCGCGCCGGCCTTCCTGTCGATGGACCGTACCGACGCCACCGGCCTGTGGATCGCGCAGGATACCGGCGGGGCGATCAAGGGATCGAACCGCTTCGACACCTTCTGGGGCGCGGGCGACGATGCGCGTGCGATTGCGGGCGGGATGTCGGCGCGCGGCGCGGCCTGGCTGCTGCTGCCACGCGGGGTGGTGGCGCGGCTGCAGACGGCGGTGCCCGCCCCGGCGCCGTGAAGCGCAGCCTGACGCCGGAGGAAGCGGCGCTTTGGAAGCGGGTGATTGCCACCGTAAAACCGCTGGCGCCGGCGAAGGTGGTCGCTGCAGCGAGAGCCTTGCCACCTAGCGCTCCCCTCCCTGTCAATGGAGGGGTTGGGGGTGGGGCTGGCGGCGGGGGCTCGATGCCCCCGGCTCCGCCTGCAGCGAAACCGAAGAAAGAGTCTTTGAAGCGCGCAGACGCGCGCACCCATCCCCAGCCCCCGCCTGCGAGCAGGGAGGGGAGTAATACCCTGGACGGCTCCTGGGATCGTCGGCTCTCGCGGGGGTTGGTGGCGCCCGAGTCCACCGTGGACCTGCATGGGCATACGCTCTCCTCGGCTTACGATCGGCTCGATCGCGGGCTGGACCATGCGGTGCAGCGCGGGGATCGGGTGTTGCTGCTCGTCACCGGCAAGCCGCCGCGGCCCGAATCCGAGCGTCCCCATGCGCGCGGGGCGATCCGGGCGGCGGTGGGGGACTGGCTGGCGTCGTCGCGCCATTCGGATCGGATAGCGGCGGTGCGCGGGGCGCACCCGCGGCACGGCGGCAGCGGCGCGCTGTACATTGTCTTGCGGCGGCCCCGCGCGCCGCCAAATTCTTAACCTATATGGGGCAGTCTTTGCGCTGAATCGAGGGGAACAGCGCAGACGTGGAGGGATTTTCGCTCAAGAGCCGAGCCATTGCGTTTGCAATGTGCGCTGGCGCTGTAGCGTTCATCCTCGCGGTGGCCGCGGCCTCGACACCTCAGGATATCACCGTCGAATCGGCCGCGCGCGCGCTGATCGCCGCGATCGTCTGCGGCGTGTTGTGCTGGGCTTCCGCCGAGCGCACGATCGCATCGACCGCGGGGGCGATCGACGCCGCGATCGCCCGGCTGCAGCGTGCCTCGAACGGCGATCTGGAGAGCGAAATTCCGCCCGAGGTGAGCGAATGCGTGCCACAGCTGTCGCATGCGATGGAGGGGCTGTTCCGTCAGCTCCATGCCAATCTGGAAAGCGTCCAGCGGCTGGCGATGTTCGATCCCGTCACCGGCTTGCCAAACCGCACCAATTTCCGGCGCACCGCCGAGCATATGCTTGTCGAAATGCCCGCCGACGCGAGCGCCGTGCTTTATTTCATCGATCTCGACCGGTTCAAGACGGTCAATGACACGATGGGCCATGCCACCGGCGATCTGCTGCTGGGGATGGTGGCCAATCGCCTGCGCGCAGTGGCGGACCGCTTTGCGGCCGGCGTCGGCGCCAAGCCGCCGCTGATCGGGCGGCTGGCGGGTGACGAGTTCACGATGTTCTTTCCCGAGATACGCAGCGTGCGCGACGCCGACCGGATCGGGCGCGGCGTGCTATATGCGCTTTCCGAGCCGTTCGACCTGGCCGACCAGGAAATCTCGATCGGGGCCTCGATCGGCATCGCGATGCGGCCCGAACATGGCACCGCGCTGCACGACCTGATGCGTGCCGCCGACGCGGCGATGTATCACGCCAAGGCAACCGGACGCGGACGCGCCGAGCATTTCAGCGAAGCGCTGGCGACGCAGATCGCGGACCGCGCCCAACTCGAGCATGATCTGCGCGAGGCGATCGACCATGACGAGTTCGGGCTGGTCTTTCAGCCGCAGGTTTGCGCCAAGGACGGCAGCATCGTCGGCGCCGAGGCGTTGCTGCGCTGGAAACATCCCCAGGGCATGCGCATGCCGATGGCCTTTATCCAGCGCGCCGAAGAGACCGGGCTGATCGTCGAGATCGGCGAATGGGTGGTGGTGAGCGTCGCCGAGACGATCTCGCGCTGGGGCAAGCTGGGCATCCGGCAGCGGCTTGCGGTCAATATCAGCCAGCGCCAGATCGATCATGCCGGCTTTTTCCGCAAGCTGCGCGAGGCGATGCACGCGGCGTCTGCGCCGGCCAATCTGCTCGAGCTGGAGATCACCGAGACGCTGGCGATGCATTGCTCCGAGGACGTGATCGAGGCGATCGCCGCGCTGCGCGCCGACGGGGCGAGCGTCGCCATCGACGATTTCGGCACCGGATATTCGAACCTCAAGCGGCTGCGCCAGTTGCCGATCGACCGCATCAAGCTGGACCGCAGCCTGATCGAGCATGTTGCCGTCGAGCCCGCTGCCCGCGCGATCGCGCAGGCGGTGATCGGGCTGGCCCACGGCCTCGGCTGCGAGGCGGTTGCAGAAGGGATAGAGAACGAGGCGCAGGCGATGGTGCTGCGGGTAATCGGTTGCGATGTTCTGCAGGGCTATTCGATCGCCGAGCCGATGGTGGAAGCGGCGTTCCTGACCTGGGCGCGCGGCGTGGAGCCGCGACGGCTCGCGGTCTGACCGTCAGCTGCTCGACACGCGCCGAATCACTTCCGCGTAGAGATCGGCCAGCGCCACCAGATCCTCGACCGCCACGGCTTCGTCGAGCTTGTGCATCGTCGCGTTGATCAGGCCGAATTCGACCACCGGGCAGAGCCTGACCAGAAAGCGGGCATCGGAGGTGCCGCCGCTGGTGGATAGCTCGGGGGTGATGCCGAGCCGGGCTTCGATTGCGCCGGAGACCAACGTGGAGAAGGCGCCTGGGGGGGTGAGGAAGGCTTCGCCGAACACGCGACCAACGACGCGCGCTTCTGGCGCATGGCGCTCGACGATCGCCTGCATGCGAGCGATCAGATCCTGGCCGCTATGCATGTCGTTGAAGCGGATGCTCAGCCGTGCGCTGGCGAGGCCGGGGATGACGTTGGTGGCGGGATTGCCGACCGTGAGATCGGTGACCTCGATATTGGAGGCCTGGAACCAGGCATTGCCTTCGTCGAGGCGGATGGCGTCGATCTCGGCGAGCGCGCGGACGAGCCGGGGGATCGGATTGTCGGCGAGATGCGGGTAGGCGACGTGACCCTGGCGGCCGGGGATTTCGATCCACACCACCACCGAGCCGCGCCGGCCGATCTTGATCGTATCGCCCAGCCGCTGCGCCGAGGTGGGTTCGCCGACCAGGCACAGATCGGGGCGGATGCCGCGCTCGGCCATGCGCTCGATCAGCGCCGGGGTGCCGAAGGTGGCGGGGCCCTCCTCGTCGCCGGTGATGATCAGGCTGAGCCGGCCCTGCGGCACGCGTGCCGCGGCGGCGACGAAGGCGGCGATCGCACCCTTCATGTCGACCGCGCCGCGGCCGTAGAGCAGCCCGCCGCGCACTTCGGGCGCGAAGGCACCGCTGGTCCAGCCGGGACCGGGGGGGACGACATCGAGATGACCGGCGAAGGCGAAATGCGGGCCGGAGCCGTCGCGGGTGGCGAGGAGATTCTCGACCGGGCCGTCGGGGGCCTCGCCTTCGACGAAGCGCTCGACCGCGAAGCCGAGCGGGCGGAGCGCGGCCTCCAGCACGTCGAACACCGCGCCGCGCGCGGGCGTGACGCTTTCGGCGGCGATCAGCGCCTTGGTGAGGGAGACCGGTTCGGGCAAAAGGCTGTCGACATCCATGGGAGGTGGCATTGCCCAAGCTCGATCTCGATACAATCCCGCAGACCAATGCGACGGGCTATCCCGATCCATTCGACAAGGCGGTGGCGGGCCGCTGGTATCGCCGGCTGGCGCCGCCTTCCGGGCTCAGCGAGATGGGGGTGAGCCATGTGACGCTGAAGCCCGGCGCCTGGTCGTCGCAGCGGCATTGGCATGCGGCCGAGGACGAGTTCGTGGTGATGCTTGCCGGCGAGGCAGTGCTGATCGACGATTCGGGCGAGCATGTGATGCGCGCGGGGGATTGCGCGGCGTTTCCGAAGGGCGTGCGCAACGGGCACCATCTGCAGAATCGCGGGGCGGTGGATTGTGTCTTCATCGCGGTGAGCGCGGGCGACAAGGC encodes:
- a CDS encoding endonuclease domain-containing protein; amino-acid sequence: MGHRIDPELTRRARELRNNPTPAELAVWRRISRYRPSFTRQVIVAPFIIDLACRTAKFGVEFDGSQHLESIAADDRRTRFLEGLGWQIIRMWNSEVLANPDGAVLHILSGAAECLGGTHPQPLPSREGRARNPRR
- a CDS encoding ThuA domain-containing protein, producing MQILRFAAIPALLGLAPLPQTAPDPRRPTPTFDSVAPKLPALRRPSVLIFSKTNGYRHASIPDAVGAVTRLAKARGWSVYATENAALFNPAQLARFDLIVFASASGDMLTPAQRDAFRAYIARGRGFVGLHAAGDGSHPAWYQALLGYGGYAGHPNGADQFQTADLIVEDRSHPATRHLPPRWRWTEEYYAYGQPVRPDARILARLDETGMRLEPRHRMGDRHALIWWRCEGKARIFYSALGHNPETWRDPAHLKLVDGAMAWAARKTGKGCG
- the trpS gene encoding tryptophan--tRNA ligase, translated to MRVVSGIQTTGNLHLGNYLGAIKQWVAMQEQGECLFFLADLHALTGNVSPRELANSTIEMAAMLMAAGIDDRAILFNQARVPAHAELCWILQGTARMGWLNRMTQWKDKAGKNREGASVGLFTYPVLQAADVLVYQATHVPVGEDQKQHLELARDIATKFNTDFEVDLFPLPEPLISQAAPRIMSLRDGTAKMSKSDPSDMSRINLIDDDDTIAAKFKKSKSDADLLPDSFDALAERPEARNLVTIFAALSERTPQSVVEEFAGKGFGALKPALADLAVSVLAPVRDRLTRLLDDRAEVGAQLARGAARANALAAPTLLAAQKAVGLQV
- the murJ gene encoding murein biosynthesis integral membrane protein MurJ, whose product is MKLARTLGSVGGLTLASRVLALVRDSLQATFVGAGFASDAFLVAFRLPNMFRAFFAEGAFASAFIPMFNRKVGEHGGDLAPGLAFAERALAVLFAFLLLFTAVMLAAAWPITFALSGGFAKQNPTPDQFAFAVSLSRITIPYLLLISLASLLGGLLNSLEKFWINAAAPILLNVAMVGALLFFHGDPYETARAQAIAVPVGGLLQLGWLAFACRRAGLSLKLRMPRLDPEVRRLMKLILPAAAGAGAVQINLLISTALAGALLAEGSISYIYYADRLNQLPLGIIGIGLGTILLPTVSRLLGAGKEAEAMETQNRGIELALFLTLPATIAFLVASEPIVRGLFQHGQFTAEDTIRCAWALSAFSVGLPAYVLIKVLTPGFYAREDTRTPVRFATISVGVNLVLNLALIPLIAHVGPPLATAIAAAVNVTLLYLALAKRGHFVADAQLRHRIPRLLLAAILMGAALYGLEHLLDPYLTGSFLMRLAALALLVGTGGAIYVVACFVTRAYRLSDLKALLRRRAPANPKE
- the secB gene encoding protein-export chaperone SecB, encoding MDEIDTGAASAEPAANGEDTGPAVGVLSQYVKDLSFENPNAPAIYQQQAAPAIDVQFNIGSGQVGEDVYEVVLKIEIKAQAEEQTAFLVDLSYAGLFALRNVPAEQMEAFLLGEAPRILFPFARRVISDTVRDGGFPPLMLEPIDFTGIYVQQRAQAALEQQGEPVGHA
- a CDS encoding Tim44/TimA family putative adaptor protein; this translates as MVAGFLALRLYSVLGKRTGHEQALPKPAEERVGMAAVPRTIDVTPEVRDSADRPIEAGAESGLRAVVAADSSFDVGQFVEGAKSAYRMILEAYWKGDEETLSWLVEDDVRSGFAEAIAARREAGHVLENRLVSIERAVISDASVEGKQARITVRFDADIASVTRDQDGTLVAGSTSDAIETHDVWTFARKLRSDDPNWKLIETDEA
- the mltA gene encoding murein transglycosylase A, giving the protein MRLWGAVALAALLSACSGGIVPESAGSGPAPVRETRAPSRAAAPQPNIPVRQPTAATPLQPIPAPATPAGVTTAALAGVIAGPPIDSLPITDESAARALLAYRISCGSLQRRTDTSGLTQGSDWAESCRAAASWPERDARSFFMRYFEAAQIADGKAFATGYYEPEIHGSRDRRPGYEVPIYGPPSDLVEVDLGLFSDEMKGKRIRGRVEGKAFVPYFDRGQIDEGALKGRAPVIGYAADPVEIFFLQVQGSGRLRLPDGDVMRIGYAGQNGRDYTGIGKLMRDRGLLAAGQASMQGIMAYLRQNPEEGRAIMRENKSFVFFKELTGAGPLGAMGLPVTGWGSVAVDPKFVPLGAPAFLSMDRTDATGLWIAQDTGGAIKGSNRFDTFWGAGDDARAIAGGMSARGAAWLLLPRGVVARLQTAVPAPAP
- a CDS encoding Smr/MutS family protein, which produces MATVKPLAPAKVVAAARALPPSAPLPVNGGVGGGAGGGGSMPPAPPAAKPKKESLKRADARTHPQPPPASREGSNTLDGSWDRRLSRGLVAPESTVDLHGHTLSSAYDRLDRGLDHAVQRGDRVLLLVTGKPPRPESERPHARGAIRAAVGDWLASSRHSDRIAAVRGAHPRHGGSGALYIVLRRPRAPPNS
- a CDS encoding putative bifunctional diguanylate cyclase/phosphodiesterase, translating into MCAGAVAFILAVAAASTPQDITVESAARALIAAIVCGVLCWASAERTIASTAGAIDAAIARLQRASNGDLESEIPPEVSECVPQLSHAMEGLFRQLHANLESVQRLAMFDPVTGLPNRTNFRRTAEHMLVEMPADASAVLYFIDLDRFKTVNDTMGHATGDLLLGMVANRLRAVADRFAAGVGAKPPLIGRLAGDEFTMFFPEIRSVRDADRIGRGVLYALSEPFDLADQEISIGASIGIAMRPEHGTALHDLMRAADAAMYHAKATGRGRAEHFSEALATQIADRAQLEHDLREAIDHDEFGLVFQPQVCAKDGSIVGAEALLRWKHPQGMRMPMAFIQRAEETGLIVEIGEWVVVSVAETISRWGKLGIRQRLAVNISQRQIDHAGFFRKLREAMHAASAPANLLELEITETLAMHCSEDVIEAIAALRADGASVAIDDFGTGYSNLKRLRQLPIDRIKLDRSLIEHVAVEPAARAIAQAVIGLAHGLGCEAVAEGIENEAQAMVLRVIGCDVLQGYSIAEPMVEAAFLTWARGVEPRRLAV
- the dapE gene encoding succinyl-diaminopimelate desuccinylase — encoded protein: MDVDSLLPEPVSLTKALIAAESVTPARGAVFDVLEAALRPLGFAVERFVEGEAPDGPVENLLATRDGSGPHFAFAGHLDVVPPGPGWTSGAFAPEVRGGLLYGRGAVDMKGAIAAFVAAAARVPQGRLSLIITGDEEGPATFGTPALIERMAERGIRPDLCLVGEPTSAQRLGDTIKIGRRGSVVVWIEIPGRQGHVAYPHLADNPIPRLVRALAEIDAIRLDEGNAWFQASNIEVTDLTVGNPATNVIPGLASARLSIRFNDMHSGQDLIARMQAIVERHAPEARVVGRVFGEAFLTPPGAFSTLVSGAIEARLGITPELSTSGGTSDARFLVRLCPVVEFGLINATMHKLDEAVAVEDLVALADLYAEVIRRVSSS
- a CDS encoding cupin domain-containing protein, with amino-acid sequence MPKLDLDTIPQTNATGYPDPFDKAVAGRWYRRLAPPSGLSEMGVSHVTLKPGAWSSQRHWHAAEDEFVVMLAGEAVLIDDSGEHVMRAGDCAAFPKGVRNGHHLQNRGAVDCVFIAVSAGDKALDAGAYPDIDMTFGPEGYAHKDGTPYPTTRLP